GTTCCCGAATGTGGTTTTAGTATAATGTAATAGGAGGATCCAGTATCTATCTTCCCAAAGTTTTTTGGTCCGGGTCAATTTTTGGTATTCCTGGATCTTTTCAGTGTCTGTCGCATGAGCGGAGCTAAAAGTCCCGAAGATAGAATATAGAATGAATATTATAAAAAGAGAATAGGACTTAACTGGCACTTATAGTTATAGATTGAAAGGAATATTCCCTTCTCCTTTCGGAGAAGGGAATTGGACCTTGTTTAAAAGGTGTGATCAGATTTTGCAACTTCCGACTAAAGCGGAGTTGTTTGCTACTTCGAATCTCATTTTTTCCAAAAAGGAATCCGGAGTGTTTTGGTCGAAAAGTGCGGAAAATTTTTCTTTTCCTACTTTTCCGAAAGTTCCCATATCGGAACAACCCATCAAAGAAGCGAAAGCTTCCATTTTTTCACCGGAACCTTTTGCAAATTCTTGCTCCAAAGATTGGAAGTTCATGTGAACAAAGATCTGTTGCTCAGCTTGCTTTTGAGTAAAGCCGCTGGTCTCACATCCCAAAGTTCCTGTGGAAATTCCGAATGTTTGGTTTCCAAGAGTTCCGTTTACTGTTGCTGCAATCACTTGGTGAACTTTTTTGTTTTCAGTGATTACGATAGAACCAAGACCACATCCTGCAGCGCCGTGTTTAGCGGAAGCTACGTAAAGTGGAGAAGCTACTAAAGCGAAAAATAGAGATACTGCTAATATTCTTTTCATGAGTTATCTCCTTAAATTTTGCAGCTCTTAGAGAGTGCTGCGTCTTTTCTGATCCCGTCTTTTACTGCGCTGAGTAAAGAAGAAGGAGTGGTTTCTTGGGTATACAATACGTCGAAATTGGACTTAGTGTATTCTCCCAATTGTGCGGTTCCGTTTGTGGAGCAGCCTAGAAGTCCTGAAAGTGCTTCTAATTTTTCTCCTTTTCCTTTTGCCATTTCAACTTCCAAAGAATTGAAATTAAGGGAAACGAATACTTCTTGTACTTTTTCTTTATGGACTAATCCATCGGTAGCACATCCCAAAGTTCCAGTAGTGATCCCGAAAGTTTGGTTACCTGAGACAACGCCGTTTGTGGTAGCCGCTAAAAGTTGGTGGCCGCCTTTATTTTCCTTAAAAATCAAAGATCCAAGCCCGCAACCAGCTACACCATAGTCTGCGGCAGTGACTGAAATTCCCGAGGATAAGCAGAGTAAACCGACTAATCCTATCGATAGAAGTTCCTTTTTCATAAATGAACCTCTCCTTCCTTTTTTAATCGGAAAATATAAAATTCCTTCAAATGGGATATGTCAACCAGAATTAAAGAAAACACAAGATTCGCCTTCGTGATAACGGAAAAGTTCTCTCTTTGGAAAGAATTTTTTGCACTGTGGTTTGTTTACTCGCAAAATCGCGGATAATCGGAAAATTTTTTTGAAGTCTTTGTCTGTATTTGCGGAAAGTCCGGATAAAACTTTTTATATGATTTTTGTCTCCCATTTGGAATACTATGTTTGTAGTTTTTTTGTTATTTTTCTTTTTTTAAATCTTGACTCGAATCTTCTCAAAAAGATGATCCTCTCTTGAGTTTTTACCTACTGAAACATTCAGAAGTAGGATGACGTTTCCTTTCTTATGATTTTTATTCTTGCCGAAATATTTTCGGATCTAAACATCACGCAAAACTAAGCGAAAATAAACAAAAAAGTAATATAGCAACACGGAGATAGATTCAATGAGAAAAATCATGTTATTAGCTGCTGCGTTAGTATTGGTTTCCGTAACCAATTGTGTTCCTTTCGTTTACGGATCTCTTTACACTAACGTAACCGACAACGCGACCATCTTCAACAGAGACAACTCTCAAAAAGATGGAATCGGTGAAAAATCAGGAGAAGCTTGTGCATCTTCCGTTTTAATGCTGATCGCAACCGGTGACGCAGGTATTAAAGCTGCTGCTAAAAAAGGTGGGATCAAAGTGGTTAAATCCATCGATTTCAACAGATCTAACGTTCTTGGATCCGTTTACGTTTCCAACTGTACGATAGCTTACGGAGATTGATCATCTCTTAGTTCGTTTTTAACGAACAAATCTATCGAATTGTTTCCGATTTGATCCATTCGGATCTGAAAGGGGAAACGGTTTTTAAGGGTCGCGTAAATTTTAATTTTATGCGGCCTTTTTTCTATTTCCTAAATTTTCTCCCTTCGTATTTTCTTCTTAGATGAAATCCAAAAATATGGTCCGTTGGTGTTCTAAAGTAATCTTATTATTTTTTATATTCGTTCTTTCTAACTTTTGCAGCGGAAGAGCGGACGGGGACTTGAAGGTTTCGGATACAAATCCGGAAATGAAAAAAGTTTCCTGCGATACTCCCGCATATAGAGTTAAAAATCTTTGTGAGGATGAAAAGGCATACCTGGACTGGGCCTCTAAATCCTATCCTGAATTAAACTCATTGGACAAATTAACCGAGGAAAATCTTTTAAAAGTTTCAGAAGAGACTGAAGACATAGATAAGGGTGCTGCAATTTTTTATCAAAGGGTCATTAACGATCCAAAGAATAAAAAGTTCTTAGAATATTTGGATAAGAAGGAGGAAGAGTTTTCCAAAAAACGTCCCGACTTCTCTTCAAAAAAGATCGTACTTGTAATGGTACCGGGAATGTTCTATGCGGACAATCCAAGTGTGGGAGCGGATGGTGCGTCCATTCGTAAGATGGTGGCTTCTGTCGGAATTCGTTCCGATCTGATCCCGATCGGGCAGGTTTCAGATGTGCGTGAAAATGCAAAGATCATCTGTGAATACTTAGAAGTTTCAAATCCGGAAGAAACTGTGATAGTTGCTTCTCCTAGTAAAGGTTCTTCCGATTTTAGGATGGCTATCGAACTATGCGGGAACGAGCCTTATTTTAAAAAAGTCAAGGGTTGGTATAGTATAGGCGGGATCTTAAAAGGTTCTAGAATGATAGAAGGGATCCTCGGCGATTTTTGGACCAAACTAGAAGTTAGAAGTTATTTTTTCTTCAAAGGTTATGATTGGGATGGATTTTTATCCATCCGAAAAGGGCAGGATGCCCCTTTAGATAGGGATTGGAAACTTCCTAACGGCATTAAAATGATCAATTTAGTAGGAGTTCCGCTGTTCCGTCATGTCACGGAAAGAGCCCGTCCATATTATAATTTTTTAATGAATTACGGTCCGAATGATGGGATTATTCTTTTATCGGATTCTGTCCATCCTGGCAGCCTAGTGTATCCTTCCTTTCGGAATGATCATTATTTTACCAGGCCTATGCCTCCGGAAAGGATACTTGCTATGATAGAATATCTTTTAGATCCTAAGGCTCCTACACCTTAAACTATAGTTTAGAAGAGTAAAGATCAGACTCGAACTGATCTATTATCGCCTGATACGCTTCCATTTCGCTAGGGACTATATAATTTACCCAAAGAACCGGCAATGTAAGTATCCAAACAAATGCTTTTCTTGTGAGTTCATATTCAA
Above is a genomic segment from Leptospira selangorensis containing:
- a CDS encoding DUF3015 family protein; translation: MKRILAVSLFFALVASPLYVASAKHGAAGCGLGSIVITENKKVHQVIAATVNGTLGNQTFGISTGTLGCETSGFTQKQAEQQIFVHMNFQSLEQEFAKGSGEKMEAFASLMGCSDMGTFGKVGKEKFSALFDQNTPDSFLEKMRFEVANNSALVGSCKI
- a CDS encoding DUF3015 family protein produces the protein MKKELLSIGLVGLLCLSSGISVTAADYGVAGCGLGSLIFKENKGGHQLLAATTNGVVSGNQTFGITTGTLGCATDGLVHKEKVQEVFVSLNFNSLEVEMAKGKGEKLEALSGLLGCSTNGTAQLGEYTKSNFDVLYTQETTPSSLLSAVKDGIRKDAALSKSCKI
- a CDS encoding TRL domain-containing protein; protein product: MRKIMLLAAALVLVSVTNCVPFVYGSLYTNVTDNATIFNRDNSQKDGIGEKSGEACASSVLMLIATGDAGIKAAAKKGGIKVVKSIDFNRSNVLGSVYVSNCTIAYGD